DNA sequence from the Pseudochaenichthys georgianus chromosome 8, fPseGeo1.2, whole genome shotgun sequence genome:
CCAACCCCCACCTCCACCATCAGTACAGGCACCATCATCACTGACACCACCCTGCGACCAACAGAAGTCACTACCACTAACTCCACCACAGCAGCCCCACCCACCCCTCCAGTCATAGGTTAGTATCTTCCAAAAGTTCCTGGTGGTGCAGAACTTCATAAATTACCTCACTAACCAAACGTAATCTATTTCTTGGTTGGAATTAAATCCTGCATACACAAGCATCCAAATTGATGAGATGATTGTTTCAATGTCTTGTTGCTAAAACAGtttaaatgagaaaaaaaacctTTGCTGATTTGTTGCATTAAATGATTATAAGGCTATAATCAATATCATAAAAACAACTATTTCAATGTTATGTAAATTCTTCAAGTTATTTCAGGTTAAACAAACTCAGTTCACATAAGAAATAAATCTGATGGCTAGTTTTTAACAAACCATTTTTCTCCATTAGTGTGTCCTTCCGTCCCATGCCCACTTGAAAGCGTTTGTCTTAATGGCACTTGTCAGTGTCTCTCTGGTAGCTTCCTGGTAAATGGCCGCTGTGCACAAGGTAAGAACACAATAACATTTATTGTCTGGTCAGATGAGAAATGCCTAAAATACAAATTATTGCAGGGTGTTGGTGCTGAAGCTTCCACcttattttctcctctcctcttcattCAGCCCAAGTTTTCTCAGGCAAGCTTCATCTCACCTCCttgacatttaaaaatgaaatgaGCAACAGGTCCTCTGTAATATTCCGCGAGACGGCGTTTCAGATCTCAACAACGGTAGGTTGGGATCCCACAAAAGCATTTAGAATTTCGTTGACACATTATTTACAGTGCTTTAACCACATGCTTTTTCGGTTGCACAGCTCAGAAATGCCCTGAAGAATCAGCCGGGGTATAAACAGTCTGATGTTGTGCAGCTTAAGTAAGTATTTTCTTCGTCTCCAACTGCTAAATATTATAttccatattaaaaaaaaattgtttaacATCTTTTGATGCATTTCTATATTCTTTTAGACCAGGAAGTGTGCAGGCAATTGTAAATAACATCTTTGAAAACACCAACACCACTCAAAAGTCTGTTGATCAGGCCATTCAAGAGGCTATAGCCAATCCAGAAAATACATTATTGGCTGATGCTACGTTTATAGGTAAGTAGTGCTAGTAACAGGCTACATTAATTAAAGAAGAGAAGAAAGGTATTTATCCTACATTTGTTTAAAATCTTCTGTTTTAGGTACAAACCTGTGTGTGCAGGAACCCTTACCCTGTGACGTCTCAACTACAATGTGCACAAATACAAACGGCCGGCCTTTGTGTTCCTGCAGAGCGGGCTACATCTCTATCCTGTACTCAAACAGCAGCTGTAAAGGTTAAAGCAACTACTAAATATTCTTTATTCTCATATTGACTAGTGTTAGGTTTCAGTAAGTAGACTACAACATACTTTAGCATTTATGAtgtcatgttaaaaaaaagtacaCTTTACAATGTGCTGCTATATTATGGATTATTAAAGCctcatgtaaaaacaaaaaatgtttaGGTAAGAGTGCTTCCTGGATCCAAATAGAGCTGAAGTGAAGTCTTAAAAACTGCGCTTCAGTTTAGAAAACTGTCACAGAGCCTTCTTATCCTCAGTGAAATACTTGTGTGTGAGAATGAGTGGGAGAAATAACAGGGAGCCAGACTTAGAGACAAGGTCAAGAGCGGTAGTCTTTTCTCTATGTCGACCCTTACTTCATTTATCTCTCTGTATTTACTAGGGGGTTGTTTCCCAGGAAACACATTGAAGAATCACATCTTTCTCTGTCTTTTTCTTTTGAGGGTTGTGACTAAGGAGATGAGCTCTAAAAGAGTAAAAGAACGACAAATGCTGCATGCATTTTCTTTCCCAGCAACGACATAATGTACCATTATGTGCTTATTTAAAATGGTCCATGAAGAGGCTTTTATTATGCTCATGCTGTCATTGCGTGTGCAGCCAGCCGTACTGTACATCTCCTTCTACCGTGACTCTGAGTGGGAAACTGTATCTTGTTATGTTCACATTTCATTCTAATTTTGTaaaaacattgtgtgtgtgcgtgtatttgtttgattgtttgtttcATCATTGTGTTTCTCTTTTATAGCGTGTCCAAGTGGGCAAAGGGCAGTGGGAGACACGTGTCAACCGTGAGTATACATTTTGTTTAAAGGCTATGTTTAGCATGTGCAGGTGTGGGATGGCTGTGTATTACTGTATGTTTGGGACATGTGGATGTGTAGGTGGCCCCCCCATGTGGATTCAACGCTAAACTTAATTGATATTCAACAAATCTTGTGTTCAATCGCTGTGTTTTGTCTCTTAGATGTGCATTTGGATATGCTGGCTTCAACTGCAACGACTGTGAGTAACAAAGGACTAAACAATGCAGTAGCAACAGTCATGTGTGGACCCGTAAACATCTAAATGTCTTTATGTGTGTATTTACAGCTGCTCTGCTGGCAGTGGTGGTCATCTCCTGTGTACTGGGAGGAGTTCTCATCATCCTTTTGCTGACTTTGCTCATATACTGCTTCCGGTAaggatatataaaaaaaagtccTTTACATacactttgaccaacattaGCCCTGTAATTATTCAGAAAAAACGCATTGGGTAATATTCATGTCAAAAGACAGAAAAGTTGagttttatttttgttaaaaAGTCTTTTAGTTTTGTTGTTACAGCATCACTTTTGATAAGGCTGGTGATATTCCATATGTTTctatttgtaaaaaaaatatttgcaaTTCATTCCATCTTTCAGTGTACTTACAACACGTTGGTGGTAAAAAAGACTGTGGATatgtatattgttttttttaatagtttttGAACAACAGTGTAGCTCTGTGACACAGGAATAATTTAAACAAGCTTTGGAAACAAAGACAATTATTATTGCATGaccattttacattttctgtgCATCAGTATGCGAAGCTCAAAGAGCAAGCCAGACCTCAGTCGCAGTCCATACTCATCAGAGGACCATCCCTGGCCCACTGGCATCACCCCCATCCCCCGAGCCACCTCTAACTGGGATGCCGCTACCCCCATAGAGATGACAGATGAGGGCAGCGCTCATGTCAAAAAGCATCAAACCAATGGATTGGTGAGTTATCACACCTATCAATCACTTACCAATAATCCTAAACTCACAGTCTTGCATAGTGTCGATCTACCACTAAATCAGCCTTTCGTTTGTTCAATGTTGCCCCAACATCTTACATCAATTTTGCATGTGCTTTTCAACCCAATGAGCATAGATTTGATAATTTACAGGATAAAAATACATCTAGGTGAGGTGAATATCTGGCTTAATTAGACATGTACATTTCTAGAAACATATATATTGTTTCAATGGCTGGAGCTACCCTAGTTACGCTGAAACATGTTTTGTTGTACACACATTTAACTCAGTCTTAGCCCTAAacacctggatatgtttgaccTGCAAATCAACACATCCCTGCTCACTGGGTATATAATCATCTCGTCATTTCAGAGACAGATTCAATGCTTTGCTGATATGTTATCAGTCCTACCCACATCACAATGTTCAACCCACTCATCCAGAATGTATATTTATAGTGGTAGCACATAGCTCCCTACCATGCTCCCTGCTTGGCCTGACTCCCAGTGTGTTGCTTTAGGGGTTTCATCCGAAGCAGAAAGGATGGAAAAAGGTAAGGCATGGCTTTGCTTTTAGTTTCTGATTTTGCCTTGATTCCCCCTGCTGATGATTTAGACAGAGTGAGAATAACGGTGGAAGGATTCCCGGGGTGATGTGGAGCTTCATGAGAATCTGATTGTTGTGGAAAGCCGTGTGCTTTCATCTACATGTTAATGTAGTGAGTGACAGTTCAGAGAACCTCAGCTGATGCTAGGTGGGGGAGTAGTCATTTTCACTGCATATTGGTGAGGGTTACTTGTATGTGTGATTGGCTTTGGTGGGTGTTTGTGTATATAGTCTTCTCTGAAAGATACTAACATGTTGACTGTTTCCACTGACGTTTCAGTCAGGATCATACGATCTCAACCCAGATGGAATGAACACCTTCACAGGTAAAAATCCCTCTCGTTACTCATATCTGGTTCAAGGACATGAGAACCCCTACTTCTTACCAGGAGAGGACAGTAAAAACTGAGGACATCTGTGTGAAAATGAGGAACACGGATCAAAGAGAAGCCACTGATTTAAACTCTGGGTATACAAGACCAGGAACATGTATCCGTTCTTGAACTTGCTTTGAGTAAGAACAATTTTTTATTGATAAACAGCAACCAAAGATTTTCCTTCATAAGAGGATGACATTTtgataacatttatttatttgaggtATTGTGTTCTTTGGGAAAGCTGAATGTTGCGACTTATAACCAGTAGGTGTCACTGTTGCTCAGGGACATTTTCTTCTGAATCTGACTTTTTAATACTTATAAGAAATCATGTTGACTTTATAAATGAAGCTTCTTATATTGATAATTGCACTAGAGTGTATGTTAAGTTTACGACCAATGGTTAGCCTGGAATGGAACGTACTTTAAATATTGGGTTTATTGATACTTTTCTGATGATTTTTTAGACAAATTAATCTTGTAAGACTAAAGGGGCTGGATCCCTTGTTCTGGGTATTTTTAAAGGGATTTATTTTATCGCCTCTTCAGCTAAATATTCTCTGTATTTGTTTAAGCtgcatttgcaaaatgtgcctgttTGAATAGTCTGTTTGACACAGGAAATATGCAAAGCTGGTGATAAAGTTTGTCTTATGGATGTGCCAACTGTCACTTTTATACATTTAGTTTGAcatttcttaaatatatatttatcctTGTGTGTCTGAGACAGTGCGCTATTTAAGTGTGTAAAGGCTATGTAAATAATTGAATATCTTTGGCAcagaatgagtgtgtgtgcgtgtgtgaatgCAAATAAATTAATGTAAACACAACGATCATGTTTCTCATCTTTGGTGGCTTTGTTAATACTGCTTACATTTCCCGTTATTTAATTATAATGCATTTCTGTGTATTTTACAGCCTCTCCCTGTCACTAATCATCATTATAGATTAGGATGACACTGATAAGttagtatttttatattgtGCTTTTGAGGTTGTGGAGACCCCAAGCCAATTTAAGCACCTTTAATTCATATCATACCTTGTTTTTTTGCCTTTATACTTCTTGACTTGTCTTGTACAATCAGATTTTCTgtcaaacatttaaaatagagCAATCGGTTGATTAAGCAGATATTAATCACACACATTACGATGAGGGTGCCAActgttctttttatttatttatctaacgACCATTCTACTAGAATTTACTAAACTGACCAACAGGTGGCGATAAAATGCCAGGATTGGccagaaaagaagaagaagactacaAACTAGGAAAAGTAACGCAAACAATTCTGTATTTATAATCCTTAGAAATAGGCTTTGCAAAAGATTTCTGCAGAACATATTTCCAAAACGTTTGTTAGATCGCAGTCGAGAATGAAgctgccatacatttttgcatacattcacagtaaatatgtattcagtagtatgatagctgtctaacagaagttaaatccatttctcacttattctgaaaatgtacttatccccaaataaaagaacccaataaaaatagttgttaaataatagtgaagtcacgttggaataacaataactcatctctcgagttttctttttgagctttgctaaaagccactgtgtcaagtgtccatcttgggttgccgtccggagttgtccaataaggcggaccatctcgcacatgcgcagtaccgatcgggcagggggacggatcgggtagtgacaaccTACACGTGATTTGGTGAGTAACATTGAATTAGACAGCGCGcctttagtttacagtaatcaAAGGCATCAATTTTTTCAGTTAAActacatatatacacatgtgAATCATACATGCTTTAGCAAGAATCGACCttcatttaaaggtcccatgacatgcttttctgattattacccgtccccttgtgtgttatgtagcgttttctgcatgtaaacggtctgctcaaagtacaccctgtagcgagtaaaactctaacacagaaaatacctgtctgctgccccagaacgcctcgttggagatttttctttttccatttctTTCTTCCTGAGTATAGTGACATAACGATACCCAGGTCCAaatgcagcattctcatctgtttgtcattactggtgtcattttctggttgctaacaaacgccattgtaacacataatccaGGGCTGCCAAGTTTCAGTAAAAAGTAGGAGTGAGACTTTTGGGGTTGATGCGttttttttaccttttttaATGTCGATTTAGAGGAATATCTcaatttaaattaacattaAGACTGTTGTGATGTCTTCACCCCCATGCCAGCTGCTCTCCCTGCACTGTCGGCCTTCTCATGCTTATATAGTGTTAATAATTGACCATCACAAGtagaaatgaaaacaattgtAACAAGAAAaagtttaacaaataaaatacatttatttataaaatgtcAATATAATGAAACAATAGCAGCCTTTTAAGAACCAATAGCAGCCTTTTCCTTTAGtgcattttttctttaagtgTAACAACATTAGAAcctgaataatatatatataatatatattataaaaaaataaagtgcatgtctttgtttatgtttttttcttttacatgACATGTCTCATGTTGTAGGTGTTTGTGGCTGATTTTGATGCCTTGatgacagagggagggggcTCCCATTTGAAACACTGTGGCTCAAGGTTTGCCATCTTCACAGTCATGATGGATGACAGAGTTCCATCAAGAGCCAAACTGTTTCGGGTTTTGGTTTTGTTCAGTCCCACCACAGAGAACACTCGTTCAGCATCAGCATTTGAATGCGGAAGTACCAACACCAACTTGGCAATACGAGAGAGCCTCCCAAATCTGCTCATCCCGGTCACCTTTGAAAAATGTAGGAAGCCTAATTACTCTCAAGTATTTTTGTATAGAATTAAGTTGATTACGTCAATGGGTATTTCAAAGGGTGCAGAATAATTCTTACCTTATTCTTCATTGATGCCATGTTCCCCCAAAAGTTCTCTATGtcgaacgtggctgggtcttcggGCATGGCAATGTCCATGGATTGGTAGTCCAGAAACTCCTCACCCAGTTTGTCACGCTCATCAGGTCCGTTGTATGGGAGAAGTTCAAGAAacctaaaaagaacacaatgtgcACTGATCTGGTAAAGTAATGTAGCTGAGGTTGTTTTTCAGATGTGGTCATTAAACTTTACAATCTATTAAGAAAATGTGCCAATAGTCTTTAACCTGCTCTACTTATTAAGTATATTGAGATAACTTGTGTTGTGATTTGGCACTATAGATAAATGTACTTGACTTGATACCCCAACTAACCTGTGGACAAAGTACAAGGCGTCTTCCACTCCACACGCTGCCCTCTGCTGGACATCCAGAAACATGGCATGTTTTATGAGGGGCTCTCTCATGGGGAGTTTCTTCATGGCAGACTCCACAGCCCTCACCAGAAACGCCACTGCTGCCTGCTGGAACCTCTGCACTTGCTGCGGTGTAATGTCTCCTGCATCAAGGAGCCTGTTGAGTGTACCTCGAGTAGTGAAGCCGATCACCAGCTTTTCTCCTACGAGAGACACAATAAATCAACAACGTCACCTCATTAAGGTGCTGTGTGCGATTCTGGAGAAAGATTGatgcaatatgttctcattcccAACACCAACATGTCAGTATGAGACCGGGAATGAGACCGGTGTTGAGTCACTTTAGCAATCATCAACAACCACAATAGCTAACTTGAAAGCACCCCTTTAAGTATCTTCATCACATCAGTGACACAAGGTACAGGCACTCATTTAGGCTAAAAGGAGAACATAGGAAAGTCCTGTGGACTTGTTTCCATTGTGGTCGTGTGTGATGAGATGAGATGATCAAACTCATAACTTGTCTGCACAAGCAGCCCTCTAACAAACACCAACAGTACGATGTGAGTGAGATCAGTGAGTGGATAGTGTATGTGCATCTGCTGATGTGGAACCTGGAGGATTACCTGGCAGTTGGTTTGATGGGTCCTTATAGAGGATTTCATGCAGCTCCCGGTGCTGCAGTGCTGCGGGCTTCAGAAACTTCGAAAGCAACTTGCGGATGAAACTCCGTATCTACAAATTTGTATTTCAGaaaagattttcaaaattaaatgTAATCTAGAAGTAGAGTGCTAATGAAAAAAGGAACAAACATAGTACATTATTACTAGCATACTGTATCCCAACCTTCCCAATGTACCTCATCATGTAGAAGGAAGATGGAGGACttctctctctggaggaggaggTTGAAGGTG
Encoded proteins:
- the LOC139434317 gene encoding uncharacterized protein is translated as MTEVYLLFYQATLPVFSTFNLLLQREKSSIFLLHDEIRSFIRKLLSKFLKPAALQHRELHEILYKDPSNQLPGEKLVIGFTTRGTLNRLLDAGDITPQQVQRFQQAAVAFLVRAVESAMKKLPMREPLIKHAMFLDVQQRAACGVEDALYFVHRFLELLPYNGPDERDKLGEEFLDYQSMDIAMPEDPATFDIENFWGNMASMKNKVTGMSRFGRLSRIAKLVLVLPHSNADAERVFSVVGLNKTKTRNSLALDGTLSSIMTVKMANLEPQCFKWEPPPSVIKASKSATNTYNMRHVM